From Actinoplanes oblitus, a single genomic window includes:
- a CDS encoding FadR/GntR family transcriptional regulator, with the protein MSLTDKAIARIRELILTGELRPGSRLPPEHQLAADLGLGRNLMREAVKALVVANVLEVRRGTGTYVTSLEPELLLEGVGVAVELLQGHTLLELTEVRRMFEPVATGLAAERVSAEQLDTIRGHLEAMRGARDDVELLNQHDAAFHRAVFAATGNRTLSTLLDGVSSQTLRARVWRGLVDDNAAGRTLAEHEAIYGALVARDPALAHAAALLHVATTESWLRAHLEAEAAEPEEN; encoded by the coding sequence GTGTCGTTGACGGACAAGGCCATCGCGCGGATCCGTGAGCTCATCCTCACCGGCGAGCTGCGGCCCGGCTCCCGGCTGCCGCCGGAACACCAGCTCGCCGCCGACCTCGGCCTGGGCCGCAACCTCATGCGCGAGGCGGTCAAGGCACTGGTGGTCGCCAACGTGCTCGAAGTGCGCCGGGGCACCGGCACCTACGTGACCAGCCTGGAGCCCGAGCTCCTGCTCGAGGGCGTCGGCGTCGCCGTGGAACTGCTGCAGGGGCACACCCTGCTGGAGCTGACCGAGGTGCGCCGGATGTTCGAGCCGGTGGCCACCGGGCTGGCCGCCGAGCGGGTCTCCGCCGAGCAGCTCGACACCATTCGCGGACATCTGGAGGCCATGCGCGGCGCGCGCGATGACGTCGAGCTGCTCAACCAGCACGACGCCGCCTTCCATCGCGCGGTGTTCGCCGCGACCGGCAACCGGACCCTGTCGACGCTGCTCGACGGGGTCTCCAGCCAGACACTGCGGGCCCGCGTCTGGCGCGGTCTCGTCGACGACAACGCCGCGGGCCGCACCCTGGCCGAGCACGAGGCCATCTACGGAGCGCTCGTCGCCCGCGACCCGGCACTCGCCCATGCCGCGGCGCTGCTGCATGTCGCCACTACCGAGAGCTGGCTCCGAGCCCATCTGGAGGCGGAGGCCGCCGAGCCGGAGGAGAATTAG
- a CDS encoding alpha-L-fucosidase, giving the protein MPAGSYSRRAFLSALGVTGAAAATTGAVDLFGAAPAFAAIPGPASYSPSWSSVNQHPPAPEWFQDAKFGIYFHWGVFSVPAYDNEWYPRNMYISGSAANNHHKSVFGDPSAWPYHNFINGGRDKSGNYYQFAPKLKSAGGNFDPHEWAQLFADAGAKFAGPVAEHHDGFSMWNSSANEWNSVAKGPRLDLLRLHADAIRAKGLKLLVAMHHAYHFTGFYDHVPAQSDASLKKLYGQLGSAAENQLWYNKLIEIVDGYQPDIIWQDFNLTHVDETQRLNFLSYYYNRAVAWNKEVVATYKDGFNDNGEIFDYERGGPADLRTPYWLTDDAISSSSWCYTVGIGYYSLNQMLHSLIDRVSKGGNMLLNISPMADGTIPSAQRTVLLGMGDYLKRFGESLYATRAWAAYGEGPTKMGGGSFTTPRAGTAQDVRFTRSKDNRVLYATVLGWPGSTMNIATLAAGRIDLGTLTSVQLLGTTAGTYTDLPTRTQDANGLRITLPSAGAPFSAPAYVVKLTFSGNIPALGAGGPTTGYQRITNVTNGLVLDSGGSVASGSIVKQWNWDGSTNLQWQVISLNNGYHRIVNRTNGMVIDGYGATTIGAAAQQAPWNGGNTQQWQLTDRGNGRFSIANRQTGLVLDSGGSVASGSTVKQWNWDGSTNLQWTFTAV; this is encoded by the coding sequence ATGCCCGCAGGGAGCTACAGCCGGCGCGCCTTCCTCAGCGCGCTCGGCGTCACCGGCGCCGCCGCCGCCACGACCGGAGCCGTCGACCTCTTCGGCGCCGCACCGGCCTTCGCGGCCATCCCCGGCCCGGCCAGCTACTCCCCCAGCTGGAGCTCGGTGAACCAGCATCCGCCGGCGCCGGAGTGGTTCCAGGACGCGAAGTTCGGCATCTACTTCCACTGGGGCGTCTTCAGCGTTCCCGCCTACGACAACGAGTGGTACCCGCGCAACATGTACATCAGCGGGTCGGCGGCCAACAACCACCACAAGAGCGTCTTCGGCGACCCCTCGGCGTGGCCGTACCACAATTTCATCAACGGTGGCCGCGATAAATCGGGTAACTACTACCAGTTCGCGCCCAAGCTGAAATCGGCCGGCGGCAACTTCGACCCCCATGAATGGGCGCAGCTGTTCGCCGACGCCGGCGCCAAGTTCGCCGGACCGGTCGCCGAGCACCACGACGGTTTCTCGATGTGGAACAGCAGCGCCAACGAGTGGAACTCGGTCGCCAAGGGACCGCGGCTCGACCTGCTGCGGCTGCACGCCGACGCGATCCGCGCCAAGGGCTTGAAGCTACTGGTGGCGATGCACCACGCGTACCATTTCACGGGCTTCTACGACCACGTCCCGGCCCAGTCCGACGCCAGTCTGAAGAAACTGTACGGCCAGCTGGGCAGTGCCGCGGAGAATCAGCTCTGGTACAACAAGCTCATCGAGATCGTCGACGGCTATCAGCCGGACATCATCTGGCAGGACTTCAATCTCACGCATGTGGACGAGACGCAGCGGCTGAACTTCTTGTCGTATTACTACAACCGTGCGGTGGCCTGGAACAAGGAGGTCGTCGCCACCTACAAGGACGGCTTCAACGACAACGGCGAGATCTTCGACTACGAGCGGGGCGGCCCGGCCGACCTCCGCACCCCGTACTGGCTGACCGACGACGCGATCAGCAGCTCCAGCTGGTGTTACACCGTCGGCATCGGCTACTACTCGCTCAACCAGATGCTGCATTCGCTCATCGACCGGGTGAGCAAGGGCGGCAACATGCTGCTCAACATCTCGCCCATGGCGGACGGCACCATTCCCTCGGCGCAACGCACGGTCCTGCTGGGCATGGGTGACTACCTCAAGCGCTTCGGCGAGTCCCTCTACGCCACGCGGGCGTGGGCCGCGTACGGCGAGGGCCCGACCAAGATGGGCGGCGGCTCCTTCACCACTCCCCGGGCCGGCACCGCGCAGGACGTACGGTTCACCCGCAGCAAGGACAACCGCGTCCTCTACGCCACGGTCCTGGGCTGGCCGGGCAGCACGATGAACATCGCCACCCTGGCCGCCGGCCGGATCGACCTCGGCACGCTGACGTCGGTGCAGCTGCTCGGCACGACTGCCGGGACGTACACCGACCTGCCCACCCGCACCCAGGACGCGAACGGGCTCCGGATCACCCTGCCCTCGGCGGGCGCGCCGTTCAGCGCACCCGCGTACGTCGTCAAGCTCACCTTCTCCGGGAACATCCCGGCGCTCGGTGCCGGCGGCCCGACCACCGGCTATCAGCGGATCACCAACGTGACCAACGGGCTGGTGCTCGACTCCGGCGGCTCCGTCGCCTCGGGCTCGATCGTCAAGCAGTGGAACTGGGACGGCAGCACCAACCTGCAGTGGCAGGTGATCAGTCTGAACAACGGCTACCACCGCATCGTCAACCGCACCAACGGCATGGTGATCGACGGGTACGGCGCCACCACCATCGGAGCGGCGGCGCAGCAGGCCCCGTGGAACGGCGGCAACACGCAGCAGTGGCAGCTGACCGACCGGGGCAACGGCCGGTTCAGCATCGCGAACCGGCAGACCGGCCTGGTGCTCGACTCGGGCGGCTCCGTCGCCTCGGGCTCGACCGTCAAGCAGTGGAACTGGGACGGCAGCACCAACCTGCAGTGGACCTTCACCGCGGTCTGA
- a CDS encoding FadR/GntR family transcriptional regulator, giving the protein MALTDEAILKIRDLIQSDQLAPGSRLPPEQQLSAQLGLSRSSLREAVKALELARVVDVRRGDGTYVTSLAPRVLLEGFGFAVDLLRDDSLPQIMEVRRLLEPAATALAALRITDDALEELAGLLTRMRAAADDAEQLIGYDTAFHRTVAAATGNESLTSLLDGLSSRTLRARLWRGMISGDVSGQTIAEHEAIYRALRSRDQFLAQAVALIHVDTSESWLRTLLSRADERRPA; this is encoded by the coding sequence TTGGCGCTGACGGACGAGGCGATTCTGAAGATCCGCGACCTGATCCAGTCGGATCAGCTGGCGCCGGGCAGCCGCCTGCCCCCTGAGCAGCAACTCAGCGCGCAGCTGGGGCTCTCCCGCAGCAGTCTGCGAGAGGCCGTCAAGGCGCTGGAGCTGGCTCGCGTGGTCGACGTGCGGCGCGGCGACGGCACGTACGTGACGAGCCTGGCGCCGCGGGTACTGCTGGAGGGTTTCGGCTTCGCGGTCGACCTGCTGCGCGACGACAGCCTGCCGCAGATCATGGAGGTACGCCGGCTGCTCGAGCCGGCCGCCACCGCGCTGGCCGCGCTGCGGATCACCGATGACGCGCTCGAGGAGCTGGCCGGCCTGCTGACACGGATGCGGGCGGCCGCCGACGACGCGGAGCAACTGATCGGGTACGACACCGCGTTCCACCGTACGGTCGCCGCCGCCACCGGCAACGAGTCGCTCACCTCGCTGCTCGACGGTCTCTCCAGCCGGACGCTGCGGGCGCGTCTGTGGCGCGGGATGATCAGCGGGGATGTGTCCGGGCAGACGATCGCGGAGCACGAGGCCATCTACCGGGCCCTGCGTTCCCGGGACCAGTTCCTCGCCCAGGCGGTCGCGCTGATCCATGTCGACACCTCGGAATCCTGGCTGCGGACGCTCCTCAGCCGAGCGGACGAGCGGCGGCCGGCATAG
- a CDS encoding NACHT domain-containing protein — translation MSDFASWLEISDKIGSVVGAATGVLALVLDHRSRSAEPPQVARHRVRLATVFALALLAFGLVAFGLLALSAHFAPGLPAALPATAGWALPPLAIATLIIALRARRAGRSPRMIRPPELDQLAIAQQAEVVHRYHFFGFHAPALSEIHVRRRMSTSGTREADRHTLIDADGLLDRQAHALILGGAGSGKSTVAAMMVREAARLALTGNTPRMAVACTAADLTDQELPEALAAATLRDLGVAATAALFQRPPLPGGTWLVIVDGADEVIDTDARARMLWRLHSLLQKEVTLHRIIVTSRALPTAELAELRRPGVEEYELRPFDRTDLDAFARRWFAARLPGDPDAATRNAILFLARLAGARLGPVARIPLLATIAAMVFEQADSRALPTSRALLYESFIDHLMDGRHELSSARRGLLAALRSRGQDGKGVATWFDDDFYPIIGRLLDAMGVATFDDPAADLLTVALDWIDRNAPLPLTALLPGARQTIDDILRATAVLTPRQGRLLFAHQSFADFFAARATARCFDADAWYALAADPAARSRAAFAAAWQPTSDHLVRTLLDDRQDAVAAGDMIADGVPVGDRTRQRVVTALVEQLNHDAPTTAECLRVIRELCADLAALSRIAELANDAGTEPWVRAMLADAIADIDRATGVRVLRDVMRTAPRDVQDWVAGVLDERGIPAEPAREAMDAPGITVRRPLGRIGRLALARRAGDPRTGDRERLAAATRLCDDGDTEPLRALLDDPETDLMVRFRAAIVFAEHGEDAPLYGLARGDNLLSGVSSTTWLRFLAVRDLIRRDARGTDEILHALVTDSGQVPLTYGAAALLAQSGEPDVLERMTYQPVAESSWPQSPIVPIALGIAAAGALGRRAEPDSIHRALAGQPVPAVRAFLLAGLVRLGEDRAAMPLRDLLRSRRRSWRHRIHPWERRPELHALLAQHRDGASLQWLRHRVHPLMPPKRRLVVAVALSQVDEPAGTRALRRIAAGRWQPPQVRVLATERLHADPVQASRALRALTGSPRIRLAAAIRLARVHRDESLLDAMLHGTATGTRHREHVVATLTDGLSESWRDKETALLDHSEWKRFGRLDSLAPGFPFPARPRHPPARVIQLQRLAADSATPPGLRIAAAAALLPSAAGIDALSSLARDPHVPGRYRHRAVIALAAWQPRAARPLVAEAVRRRWMSRVPTWQLLLALVDLPRRGEDGVLDSPEFDSIARQISALRDRAWFTRPFHLVRHFLSRPTLDRSAPTKSGDTGPDAPAPL, via the coding sequence GTGAGCGACTTCGCGTCGTGGCTCGAGATCAGTGACAAGATCGGGTCGGTCGTCGGTGCGGCGACCGGAGTGCTCGCGCTCGTTCTCGACCACCGGTCGAGGAGCGCCGAGCCTCCACAGGTCGCGAGACATCGGGTTCGCCTCGCCACCGTGTTCGCCCTCGCCCTGCTCGCTTTCGGTCTGGTCGCTTTCGGTCTGCTCGCCCTCAGTGCTCACTTCGCGCCCGGCCTTCCCGCGGCGTTGCCGGCCACGGCCGGGTGGGCGCTGCCGCCGCTCGCCATCGCCACGCTGATCATCGCGCTCAGGGCTCGGCGAGCCGGCCGGTCCCCCAGGATGATCCGGCCGCCCGAGCTGGATCAGTTGGCCATCGCCCAGCAGGCGGAGGTCGTCCACCGATACCACTTCTTCGGCTTCCACGCCCCGGCGCTATCCGAGATCCACGTCCGCCGGCGAATGTCGACCTCGGGCACGCGCGAGGCCGACCGGCACACCCTGATCGACGCCGACGGCCTGCTGGACCGGCAGGCACACGCGCTGATCCTCGGCGGCGCCGGCTCAGGCAAGTCCACCGTGGCCGCGATGATGGTTCGGGAGGCGGCCCGGCTGGCGCTAACCGGGAACACCCCACGGATGGCCGTGGCCTGCACCGCGGCTGACCTCACCGACCAGGAGCTGCCGGAGGCCCTCGCCGCCGCGACTCTCCGCGACCTCGGCGTGGCGGCGACGGCCGCCCTCTTCCAACGGCCGCCCTTGCCGGGCGGCACCTGGCTGGTGATCGTCGACGGTGCCGACGAGGTGATCGACACCGATGCCCGAGCCCGGATGCTGTGGCGACTGCACAGCCTTCTCCAGAAGGAGGTCACGCTTCACCGGATCATCGTCACCTCGCGTGCCCTGCCCACCGCGGAACTCGCCGAGCTGCGGCGGCCCGGTGTCGAAGAGTACGAGCTGCGCCCGTTCGACCGCACCGACCTCGACGCCTTCGCCCGGCGTTGGTTCGCCGCCCGCCTTCCCGGCGACCCGGACGCCGCAACGCGCAACGCCATACTGTTTCTGGCCCGCCTCGCGGGAGCGCGGCTGGGTCCGGTGGCTCGGATACCCCTGCTGGCCACGATCGCCGCCATGGTTTTCGAGCAAGCCGACAGCCGGGCACTGCCGACCAGCCGGGCGCTGCTCTACGAGAGCTTCATCGACCACCTGATGGATGGGCGCCACGAGCTGTCCTCGGCGCGCCGCGGCCTGCTCGCCGCGCTGCGGTCTCGCGGCCAGGACGGGAAAGGGGTAGCCACGTGGTTCGACGACGACTTCTATCCGATCATCGGCCGGCTGCTCGACGCCATGGGCGTAGCCACGTTCGATGATCCGGCCGCCGACCTGCTGACCGTCGCCCTCGACTGGATCGACCGGAACGCGCCGCTTCCGCTCACGGCGCTCCTGCCGGGAGCGAGGCAGACCATCGACGACATTCTCCGCGCGACCGCGGTGCTGACTCCTCGCCAGGGCCGGCTGCTCTTCGCGCATCAGAGCTTCGCCGACTTCTTCGCCGCCCGGGCCACCGCCCGATGCTTCGACGCCGACGCGTGGTATGCCCTTGCCGCCGACCCCGCAGCCCGGAGCCGAGCCGCGTTCGCCGCCGCCTGGCAGCCCACATCCGATCACCTCGTACGGACCCTCCTCGACGACCGCCAGGACGCGGTGGCGGCCGGAGACATGATTGCCGACGGGGTGCCGGTCGGCGACCGTACCCGGCAGCGGGTCGTAACCGCCCTGGTCGAACAACTCAATCACGATGCGCCGACGACAGCCGAGTGCCTGCGGGTGATCCGGGAGCTGTGCGCCGACCTCGCAGCGCTGTCCCGGATCGCCGAGTTGGCGAACGACGCCGGGACCGAGCCCTGGGTGCGCGCAATGCTGGCGGACGCGATTGCCGACATCGACCGGGCCACCGGCGTACGCGTGCTCCGCGACGTCATGCGCACCGCACCGCGGGATGTTCAGGACTGGGTGGCCGGTGTGCTCGACGAACGCGGGATTCCCGCCGAACCCGCTCGCGAAGCGATGGACGCACCGGGCATCACCGTGCGGCGGCCCCTCGGCCGGATCGGCCGGCTCGCTCTCGCCCGCCGAGCCGGTGACCCGAGGACGGGTGACCGGGAGCGGCTGGCGGCGGCGACTCGGCTCTGCGACGACGGAGACACCGAGCCGCTGCGAGCGCTGCTCGACGATCCCGAGACCGACCTCATGGTGCGTTTCCGGGCCGCGATCGTCTTCGCCGAGCACGGCGAGGATGCGCCCCTGTACGGACTGGCCCGCGGCGACAACCTGCTCAGCGGCGTCAGCTCGACCACCTGGCTACGGTTCCTGGCGGTCCGCGACCTCATCCGCCGCGACGCCCGTGGCACCGACGAGATCCTGCACGCGCTGGTCACCGACTCCGGCCAGGTCCCGCTCACGTACGGCGCGGCGGCGCTGCTCGCCCAGTCCGGCGAACCCGACGTGCTGGAGCGAATGACCTACCAGCCGGTGGCCGAATCCTCCTGGCCGCAGTCCCCCATCGTCCCGATCGCCCTCGGTATAGCCGCCGCCGGAGCACTCGGCCGGCGTGCCGAACCCGACAGCATCCACCGGGCGCTCGCGGGCCAACCAGTGCCGGCCGTGCGAGCGTTCCTGTTGGCCGGGTTGGTCCGGCTCGGCGAGGATCGGGCAGCCATGCCGCTCCGCGATCTCCTGCGGTCGCGCCGCCGATCCTGGCGGCATCGCATCCACCCGTGGGAACGACGGCCGGAGTTGCACGCGCTACTCGCTCAGCACCGCGACGGTGCGTCCCTCCAGTGGCTGCGGCATCGCGTGCACCCGCTCATGCCACCGAAACGGCGCCTTGTCGTCGCTGTCGCCCTGAGCCAGGTCGACGAGCCGGCCGGTACCAGAGCATTGCGCCGGATCGCCGCCGGCAGGTGGCAGCCGCCCCAGGTTCGGGTCTTGGCGACGGAACGTCTTCACGCCGACCCGGTGCAGGCGAGTCGGGCGCTCCGCGCCCTGACCGGCTCACCCCGGATCAGGCTCGCCGCCGCGATCCGGCTGGCCCGCGTCCATCGGGACGAGAGTCTGCTGGATGCGATGCTCCACGGCACGGCAACCGGCACCCGTCACCGCGAACACGTCGTCGCCACCCTGACCGACGGGCTCAGCGAATCGTGGCGCGACAAGGAAACGGCGCTCCTGGACCACAGCGAGTGGAAGAGATTCGGCCGACTCGACTCACTGGCGCCGGGCTTCCCGTTCCCGGCCCGCCCGCGGCACCCGCCCGCACGAGTCATCCAACTCCAACGCCTGGCCGCCGACTCGGCCACCCCACCCGGCCTGCGTATCGCTGCGGCGGCCGCGCTCCTGCCCAGCGCTGCCGGGATCGACGCGCTCAGCTCGCTGGCCCGTGACCCCCACGTGCCCGGACGGTACCGTCACAGAGCGGTGATCGCCCTCGCGGCGTGGCAGCCACGCGCGGCACGCCCGCTCGTCGCCGAAGCCGTACGTCGCCGATGGATGTCACGCGTCCCCACGTGGCAGTTGCTTCTGGCGCTTGTCGACCTTCCCCGGCGAGGGGAGGACGGGGTACTGGACTCGCCCGAGTTCGACAGCATCGCCCGGCAGATCTCGGCTCTCCGCGATCGGGCGTGGTTCACCCGGCCGTTCCATCTGGTGCGTCACTTCCTCTCCCGGCCCACTCTGGATCGCTCAGCACCGACGAAGTCCGGTGACACCGGCCCGGACGCGCCGGCCCCGTTGTGA
- a CDS encoding universal stress protein, whose translation MNISSVTPVVAGVSGSTASLHAVEAAAREADAAGHPLLLVHALSYRPDVLDQPRAAGDLLRQAEAIADRTVSGLRVTTELVEGHALNGLLRLSRHAALTVIGDGGLNDRVCLPRESTAVQVAARAFGTVMVTRALLAPYGPVLVGVTGADIADPVLDYAFEAAARRRTGLVVVQVGGTRDRTRALRDAIAARASDDEVDAKLRALNGDPTTVLREEARQASLIVVGARGELPYHGLLGSVAQTLLHHGRAPVVVVRGTRSVAQRTDQTGAPTALTARATS comes from the coding sequence ATGAACATCTCGTCGGTGACACCGGTGGTCGCCGGGGTGAGCGGCTCGACGGCCAGTCTGCACGCGGTCGAGGCGGCCGCCCGGGAGGCGGACGCCGCGGGACATCCGCTGCTGCTGGTCCACGCGCTGAGCTACCGGCCGGACGTGCTCGATCAGCCACGCGCCGCCGGGGATCTGCTGCGCCAGGCCGAGGCGATCGCCGATCGCACGGTGTCCGGGCTGCGGGTCACCACCGAACTGGTCGAGGGGCACGCGTTGAACGGCCTGCTGCGACTGTCGCGGCACGCGGCGCTGACCGTGATCGGCGACGGCGGCCTCAACGATCGGGTCTGTCTGCCGCGGGAGTCCACCGCGGTGCAGGTCGCCGCCCGCGCCTTCGGCACGGTGATGGTGACCCGCGCCTTGCTCGCCCCGTACGGCCCGGTGCTGGTCGGGGTGACCGGGGCGGACATCGCCGACCCGGTTCTCGACTACGCGTTCGAGGCGGCCGCCCGGCGGCGGACCGGCCTGGTGGTCGTGCAGGTCGGCGGGACGCGGGACCGCACGCGTGCCCTGCGCGACGCGATCGCCGCCCGCGCCAGCGATGACGAGGTGGACGCGAAACTCCGCGCCCTGAACGGCGACCCGACCACCGTGCTGCGTGAGGAGGCGCGGCAGGCGTCGCTGATCGTCGTCGGGGCGCGGGGCGAACTGCCGTATCACGGGCTGCTCGGCTCGGTCGCGCAGACCCTGCTGCACCATGGCCGCGCGCCGGTCGTCGTCGTGCGCGGAACCCGGTCGGTGGCGCAGCGGACGGACCAGACCGGTGCACCCACGGCGCTGACCGCGAGGGCCACGTCATGA
- a CDS encoding NAD(P)(+) transhydrogenase (Re/Si-specific) subunit beta produces MSAFDTAVHLVYLACATLFVAGLYLMNAPGTARRGNRLSAAGMLVAIAVTVAVLVEDGGLTAGAVVGLTVGAVAGGAAGLIAARRVRMTAMPQLVSLFNAVGGGAAALIALGDRATGAQAAVTGALDVVIGGITFSGSLIASGKLAGRVPGRPIVVPGGRIASAVLVVAAAGLAVLAGPGRATLPLAGVAGCALVLGVLLTLPIGGADMPVVISLLNACTGTAVAMAGFVLGSTPLIIAGALVGAAGAILTKLMADAMNRSVLAIVAGGYGSGDEVAVTPASGTPGVREISADDAGIQLGYAAKVVIVPGYGLAAAQAQHEVVALAQALTERGVDVSYAIHPVAGRMPGHMNVLLAEANAPYEQLKDLDESNPAFPGTDVALVVGANDVTNPAARRPGNAVSGMPILDVDKARSVIVIKRSLGHGYAGIDNELYHDPRTAMLFADAKAALTALLAAVRAYAA; encoded by the coding sequence ATGAGCGCCTTCGACACCGCGGTCCACCTGGTCTACCTGGCCTGCGCCACGCTCTTCGTGGCCGGGCTGTACCTGATGAACGCCCCGGGTACCGCCCGCCGCGGCAACCGGCTGTCGGCGGCCGGCATGCTCGTCGCCATCGCCGTGACCGTCGCCGTGCTGGTCGAGGACGGTGGGCTGACGGCCGGCGCGGTCGTCGGCCTGACCGTCGGCGCGGTGGCCGGCGGCGCGGCCGGGCTGATCGCCGCGCGGCGGGTGCGGATGACCGCGATGCCGCAGCTGGTCAGCCTGTTCAACGCCGTCGGTGGCGGGGCGGCCGCGCTGATCGCGCTGGGCGACCGGGCCACCGGCGCCCAGGCCGCGGTCACCGGCGCCCTCGACGTGGTGATCGGCGGCATCACCTTCAGCGGCTCGCTGATCGCCTCCGGCAAACTGGCCGGCCGGGTCCCGGGACGCCCGATCGTGGTGCCCGGCGGCCGGATCGCGTCAGCCGTGCTGGTGGTGGCCGCCGCCGGGCTGGCCGTGCTCGCCGGTCCCGGCCGCGCGACGCTGCCGCTGGCCGGGGTGGCGGGATGTGCCCTCGTCCTTGGCGTGCTGCTCACCCTGCCGATCGGCGGCGCCGACATGCCGGTGGTCATCTCGTTGCTCAACGCCTGCACCGGCACCGCCGTGGCGATGGCCGGATTCGTGCTCGGCAGCACCCCGCTGATCATCGCCGGGGCGCTCGTCGGCGCTGCCGGCGCCATCCTCACCAAGCTGATGGCCGACGCCATGAACCGCTCGGTTCTCGCGATAGTCGCCGGTGGTTACGGCAGCGGCGACGAGGTCGCGGTCACCCCCGCTTCCGGTACGCCCGGTGTGCGCGAGATCAGCGCCGACGACGCCGGGATCCAGCTCGGGTACGCCGCCAAGGTCGTCATCGTGCCCGGTTACGGTCTGGCCGCCGCCCAGGCCCAGCACGAGGTCGTCGCGCTGGCCCAGGCGCTCACCGAGCGTGGCGTCGACGTCAGCTACGCCATCCACCCGGTCGCCGGTCGGATGCCCGGGCACATGAACGTGCTGCTCGCCGAGGCCAACGCGCCCTATGAGCAGCTCAAGGACCTCGACGAGAGCAATCCGGCGTTCCCCGGCACCGACGTGGCGCTGGTCGTCGGCGCCAACGACGTGACCAACCCGGCGGCCCGCCGACCCGGCAACGCGGTCTCCGGCATGCCGATCCTCGACGTGGACAAGGCCCGCAGCGTCATCGTGATCAAACGGTCGCTGGGGCACGGCTATGCCGGCATCGACAACGAGCTGTACCACGACCCGCGGACGGCGATGCTGTTCGCCGACGCCAAGGCCGCGCTGACCGCGCTGCTCGCGGCCGTTCGAGCGTACGCCGCCTGA
- a CDS encoding NAD(P) transhydrogenase subunit alpha: MTPLLMADLTVFTLSVLVGFEVISKVPATLHTPLMSGANAIHGVVLIGVMLLALSVTTAGGYLLLGVAAFFGAANVAGGYAVTDRMLGMFRSRS; encoded by the coding sequence GTGACCCCGCTGCTGATGGCCGATCTGACCGTCTTCACGCTCAGCGTGCTGGTCGGCTTCGAAGTGATCAGCAAGGTGCCGGCCACCCTGCACACCCCGCTGATGTCCGGAGCCAACGCCATCCACGGTGTCGTCCTGATCGGTGTCATGCTGCTGGCGCTGTCCGTCACCACGGCCGGCGGCTACCTGTTGCTGGGCGTCGCCGCGTTCTTCGGCGCCGCCAACGTGGCCGGCGGCTACGCCGTCACCGACCGTATGCTCGGCATGTTCCGGAGTCGGTCATGA
- a CDS encoding NAD(P) transhydrogenase subunit alpha, which translates to MTTVGVLRETADHERRVALTPDAVRRLRERGTGVLVESEAGARAWFGDEQYRAAGAELGDRDRVYAGSDVLTCLAPPADADRLRRGQTLIGLLAPLAHPEPAGRLAAAGVTAISLDLLPRTLSRAQPMDALTSQANVAGYKAAIVAAEAYGGYFPLLMTAAGTVRPAQVLVLGAGVAGLQAIATARRLGAVVTGYDVRPQARADIVSTGAAVLEAGHPVAASGDGYARALTEQESAEQQRALQAAVARFDVVITTAQVPGRRPPVLVPAATLAAMRPGSVVVDLAAGPDGGNVEGSVAGTTALIGGVTLIAAGNLAATMPQAASTAYAKNLLALLAVLTPEPDLGDEIQAAVTVTHAGRVVHPAVRQLLEGAAL; encoded by the coding sequence ATGACCACCGTGGGAGTGTTACGGGAGACCGCGGACCACGAACGGCGGGTGGCGCTGACCCCGGACGCGGTGCGCCGGCTGCGCGAACGCGGCACCGGCGTGCTGGTCGAAAGCGAGGCCGGCGCCCGCGCCTGGTTCGGCGACGAGCAATACCGCGCGGCCGGCGCCGAACTCGGCGACCGCGACCGGGTGTACGCCGGCAGCGACGTGCTCACCTGCCTGGCTCCGCCCGCCGACGCCGATCGGCTGCGCCGCGGCCAGACCCTGATCGGGCTGCTCGCGCCGCTGGCTCACCCGGAACCGGCCGGCCGGCTGGCCGCCGCCGGGGTGACAGCGATCAGCCTCGACCTGCTGCCCCGGACACTGTCCCGGGCACAACCGATGGACGCGCTCACCTCACAGGCCAACGTGGCGGGATACAAGGCCGCCATCGTCGCGGCCGAGGCGTACGGGGGTTACTTCCCGCTGCTGATGACCGCCGCCGGCACCGTGCGGCCGGCCCAGGTCCTGGTGCTCGGCGCGGGCGTGGCCGGCCTGCAGGCGATAGCGACCGCCCGCCGGCTCGGCGCCGTGGTGACGGGCTACGACGTCCGTCCGCAAGCCCGAGCCGACATCGTCTCGACCGGCGCCGCTGTCCTGGAGGCCGGCCACCCGGTAGCCGCCTCGGGCGACGGCTACGCCCGGGCACTCACCGAACAGGAGAGCGCCGAACAGCAACGGGCGCTGCAGGCAGCCGTGGCCCGCTTCGACGTGGTGATCACCACCGCTCAGGTGCCCGGCCGGCGGCCACCCGTGCTGGTCCCGGCGGCCACGCTGGCGGCGATGCGACCCGGTTCGGTCGTCGTCGACCTCGCCGCCGGCCCGGACGGCGGCAACGTGGAGGGCTCGGTCGCCGGCACCACGGCCCTGATCGGCGGGGTCACCCTGATCGCCGCCGGGAACCTGGCCGCCACCATGCCACAGGCCGCTTCCACGGCGTACGCGAAGAATCTCCTTGCCCTGCTCGCCGTCCTGACCCCGGAGCCGGACCTCGGTGACGAGATCCAGGCCGCGGTCACCGTCACCCACGCCGGGCGGGTCGTGCATCCGGCCGTCCGTCAACTCCTGGAGGGAGCCGCGCTGTGA